One segment of Sphingomonas qomolangmaensis DNA contains the following:
- a CDS encoding glycoside hydrolase family 5 protein — MSLFWSQWSHHMPTRSWIGRLATDWRIDVVRVPLGVENGGYLSHPEREITAVFAAVDAAIEHGLYAVIDWHSHKAHTRSAIEFFDRIAQRYAALSNIIYETWNEPTTEDWGTIIKPHHEAIVSRLRDRGIANIAVCGTGHHCTDLASAAASQLQFHNIAYSVHFYAATHRQGLRSVVEAALSKGVCPFVSEFGLCEASGDGAIDIAEASRWLSFLNDRGISHLNWALSDKDESCSALASPSRLWSLGRSRNLSASGRAMRRYLRNISEQG, encoded by the coding sequence ATGTCGTTATTTTGGAGCCAATGGTCTCATCACATGCCGACCCGGAGCTGGATTGGCAGACTTGCGACCGACTGGCGGATAGACGTCGTGCGAGTACCCCTGGGGGTCGAGAATGGCGGATATCTATCCCATCCTGAAAGGGAGATCACCGCAGTTTTCGCGGCTGTCGACGCAGCGATCGAGCACGGTCTTTATGCTGTCATTGATTGGCATAGCCACAAGGCCCACACGAGATCAGCCATCGAGTTCTTTGACAGGATTGCGCAACGATACGCAGCGCTGTCCAATATCATATATGAGACCTGGAATGAGCCGACGACTGAAGACTGGGGAACAATCATTAAGCCCCATCACGAAGCGATCGTCAGCCGGCTGCGCGACAGGGGCATTGCGAATATTGCCGTGTGCGGAACGGGACACCATTGTACCGATCTTGCTTCAGCCGCTGCCTCGCAACTGCAATTCCATAACATAGCATATTCAGTGCACTTCTATGCCGCAACGCATCGACAGGGCCTCCGGTCGGTGGTCGAGGCCGCTCTTTCCAAGGGAGTTTGCCCGTTTGTAAGTGAGTTTGGCTTGTGTGAAGCGAGCGGAGATGGTGCCATTGACATCGCCGAGGCAAGTCGCTGGTTGTCCTTCCTTAATGATCGCGGAATAAGTCATCTCAATTGGGCTCTCAGCGATAAAGACGAAAGTTGTTCTGCGCTGGCTTCACCTTCACGGTTGTGGTCGCTTGGCCGAAGCCGGAATCTTTCCGCATCCGGCAGAGCAATGAGGCGCTATTTGCGCAACATCAGTGAGCAAGGCTGA